In Sebaldella sp. S0638, a single genomic region encodes these proteins:
- the yhfZ gene encoding GntR family transcriptional regulator YhfZ, which produces MKETVLLKKNGQAIINIAKAFLEINVGERMDSIPKYSEKFELSVGTIQKAIKFLEDEKMVTLERKGHLGTTVKGIKYEKLLNYAGISTIVCVMPLPYSRRYEGLATGLKKCFSDKKIPFYFAHMGGAGVRINFLEKGLYDFAIVSKLAANHAIKSGKKIEIAFEFGENTYVDRHVLFKNENTIIKKVGINPDSQDQYLLTKEYFKGDDDIELVEIDYNKIPELLKRGIIDATVWNLDEIKEQNMKIQYEELENKTLVNLGNEAVLIVKQNDSALKNIADKVIDKDFILQMQKDILEDKLYPSY; this is translated from the coding sequence ATGAAAGAGACAGTACTTTTAAAGAAAAACGGACAGGCAATAATCAATATTGCCAAAGCATTTCTGGAAATAAATGTCGGCGAGAGAATGGATTCCATACCAAAGTATTCGGAAAAATTTGAACTTTCGGTTGGTACCATTCAAAAAGCCATTAAGTTTCTGGAAGACGAAAAGATGGTAACTCTTGAAAGAAAAGGCCATCTTGGAACTACGGTAAAAGGCATAAAATATGAAAAACTTTTGAATTACGCAGGTATCAGTACTATAGTCTGTGTTATGCCCCTTCCTTACTCCAGAAGATATGAGGGATTGGCGACTGGTTTAAAAAAATGTTTTTCAGACAAAAAAATTCCTTTTTACTTTGCTCACATGGGTGGAGCCGGAGTCAGAATTAATTTTCTGGAAAAAGGACTTTATGATTTTGCCATAGTTTCAAAATTAGCAGCTAACCATGCTATAAAATCCGGAAAAAAAATAGAAATTGCTTTTGAATTCGGGGAAAATACCTATGTAGACAGACACGTTCTTTTCAAAAATGAAAATACTATTATAAAAAAAGTAGGAATTAATCCTGATTCTCAGGATCAGTATCTGTTGACCAAAGAATACTTCAAGGGTGATGATGATATTGAACTTGTGGAAATCGACTATAACAAAATCCCTGAACTGCTGAAAAGAGGAATTATCGATGCCACAGTATGGAATCTGGATGAAATAAAAGAGCAAAACATGAAAATCCAATATGAAGAGCTGGAAAATAAAACTCTGGTAAATCTTGGAAATGAAGCTGTGCTTATAGTAAAACAAAATGACAGTGCGCTAAAAAATATAGCTGATAAAGTCATTGATAAAGATTTTATACTTCAAATGCAGAAAGATATAC